The sequence GCCGGCACCAGAATCGACGCCCTGTTCCTCGGGTCGGCGGGACAAGTCGTGCTGTCGTTCGACGTTCCGATCCGTCTCGGGAGCGTGGATTACGGCCGCTCGGATCTGGTCGCTTACTCCGGCGGTGTCTTTTCGATTTACTTCAACGCCGCGGCCGCCGGGGTTCCCTCCGCGTCCAATCTGGTGGGCGCGGCGCTGGATTCCGCCGGCGTGCTCGTGGCGACCTTCGACGTTCCCACGACGCTGTCGGGCTCCGAGTATCTTCCCGGAGAGCTGGCCGGCTGGACCGGCTCGAGCTGGTATCACTACGACTCACCGAGCGGCTGGCCCCCCTCGGCCCAGCTGCGCGATTTCGCCTTCGTGCCCGCTCCTGGGGGCGTACCCGATGGCAGCAGCCTCCCTGGGATTCCTCTGACCGTGACCCCCGCCGCGGCGGGCGCCATCACTCTGTCCTGGGGAAGCGCCTGCAGCACGGGCGCCAATGACTACGAGATCTACGAAGGCACCGCCGGCACTTACTACAGCCATACCGCCGCGTTCTGCTCCACCGGGGGATTGACCACCAAGACGTTCACCCCCACAGCAGGCAATCACTATTACCTGGTCGTATCGCGGAACGCGGTTCGCGAAGGCACCTACGGCTCGGCCAGCTCGGGAGCGCCTCGCCCTCAAGGCAGCGGCGCCTGCCTGGTCCGTGACCTGGCCGCCTGCCCCTGAGCATCACCCGGCCCGCGGCGGCGACGTCGATGGCGCGGGGCTGGGCACCGAGGATAACGCCTTCTACCTCCGCGCCACGCGGGCCGGCCCTGACGATGCCCACCAGTACCACATCATCAATACAGCTACCGACACCTCCGGGCACACCGCCCGCTCTGTAACGATTGTCACCGTATCCCACGACTCCCGGTCGTCGAACGCGCACGAATCTCCCCCGCCCAGGTAGATCCATCTCCACCGAGTCTTGGCATTTTGCCAATCATCCGGCACGGCGCGACTGTGGCGGTCGTAACTTAACGCGCGGTCGCGGTCCAACAAGTTCCTTCCTCTGAGTCACTTTCTACCCAGAAGCTCTGCGACCAACACATCAGGCACGCACATTGCGATAGTGGCGCCCGTCACGGTGCTAGCCGGCGGTGCCATGGTGGCTACCGCTGAATTCGATAGACGTGATGCCTGATTCCATAACGGTCCGCTTTTCAAAGGAAGACACCCCCCATGCGACTCACAGATTCTGCAATCGCCCGGAATGCCGCTCCCATCATTTTCAAAGCGACCAGGTTTTCAGCTCGCAGAGGACTGGCGCTGCTCTGTCTGCTAACGGGGCTCGGGGTCGTCGGTCTGACCTCACCGGCCACAGCGTCCACGGCAACCGACCGGGCGCGGGTCCTGCGCGCCGTGTCCACCATCAACTTCAGGGGCTTGCCGCCGCAGGTGCGGATCACCTCGCCTCTCGATGGCGATTTCATCGCCCCAGGCAATTCGACCATCGGCCATGGCGATCACAATGGGACAGGCTTCGCGATCAACGTGGAGGTCGTCACGCACGATAAGGACAGCCTGGCGGTCGACGAAGACGTCAACATCCGGGACGTCAGCAAGCTCGGTGGCGTCAATCCTCATTTCCCGGGGTTGTTCGTGTTCATCGACGAGGACCTGATCACGCCGGACGGCGGGATCATCCCCGCCAACACCAACCTGGGACCTCTGTTCAACATCGCGGGGACCGACGACACCCCCGGCCCCGGGGTGACCGTGTGGGCCGGGTGGCACGTGCTCGAGTCGATCCGGCCGCGCAACGGCAGCAGCTTTCACTTGACGGTCGCCGTGATCGACAGCAACAACCGCATCGGGTCCGACAAGGTGACGCTCTTCGTGGATCCGACCAAGACGGATCGGTTCGGGACGTCAGGCAACGGCTTGACCCAGAACCCGGGTGAGGCGAACCGGGTCGCGGGGGGCACCGCGCCCATTGTCTCCATCGTCGCTCCACGCGAGCCGACCGCGGTGACTTTCGGGCAGGCTCCGCCCAACGGATCGCTTCACTTCATCCAGGTCAGCATTATCGACCGGGAAGGCGACGTGGTCGTCGACGAGCTGGGTGGCTCCGACGGTCTGCTCGATCCGGCGAACCCCAATCTCGCGGCGCAATTCGCGCGTATCGACGACGGCGCCGCCGGCGTGGGCAATCCCAACCGCAACGTTCCCGGCTTCGACTTCCGCTTCAGCGTCCCCTCCGGGGCTGCCGCCGGCAGTGCGAATTCGAATGTGGCGCGGCTGTTCAACATTGCGGGTAGCGAAGTCGTTCTCCTGGAAGACGGCACGCCGGCGGTGCGCACGGTCCTCAACTGGGTCGTCGCCGCGCCGTTCGTCGGCAGCGCTCTCCTGGACCAGTTCGTGACCTTCACCGCGACCGTGACGGACGCCAACGGCAATCAGGGGGTCGCCACGAGAACGTTCCAGCTCACCGACTCCGCGGTCAACGGCGACGCTTTGACGCCGCAGCCGCTCACTCTCCAGGTGCCGTAAGGCCATCGACGCACCTGTCCCGCGACACCAGGCCTGCCCGGCGGGTTTTCTGCCGGGCAGGCTCCTGTCGCTCAGAGCCTGCAGCGTGTGGATCGCGGAAATAGAACCTGTCTTGCCACAAGGAATGATTCGGGAGGCACGACGATGAAGCGAATCATGATCATGGTCTCGATTGCCATAGGGCTGCTGATGAGCGTGGCGGGGGCGGACACGTTTCGTTCCAATCGCGCGGAGGAGGATTCCGCTCGGGCGCGTGGCAGCGTCCATGGCGCCGGATCCAAGCGGACGTCTGTGAAGCGATGCCCGGCGGACGCGGTGCCGGCGGGAGCCGTATGCCTCGACACTTACGAGGCGAGCGTGTGGCGGGTGCCCGATCCAACCGACACGAATGCGCTTCTGGTAACCAGGATCCGGCAAGGGACGGCGACCGAGACCGACCTGGCGGCGGGCGGCGCCACGCAGCTGGGCGTGGCAGGCGATGATTACGCGCCGTGCCTGAATAGCGGCCAGAACTGCGCCGACGACATCTTCGCCGTGAGCCTGCGCGGCGTGCTGCCATCGGAGAACATCACCTGGTTCCAGGCGCAGGAAGCCTGCGCCAACGCCGGCAAGCGGCTGCCGACGAACGCCGAGTGGCAGATGGGTGCGGATGGGTCCCCGGACCCCGGGCCGGACAACGGGACGACGGACTGCAACAGCGGCAACGCGGGCTCAGCGACTCCGACCGGCTCGCGCAGCAGCTGCGTCTCGGCGCGGGGAGCCTTCGACATGGTAGGCAACCTGGCCGAATGGGTGGCGGATTGGGTGCCCGCATCGGCGAACTGCCCGGGGTGGGCCAGCTTCAGCGATGACGCGATGTGTCTGTCCGGGGCCAGCACGACCCTGAACTTTCCTGCTGCGTTGGTTCGCGGCGGTGGTTTCGACCTCGTCAGCCGGTCGACGGCCGGCCCGCTCTCGATCGTTGAAGCTCCGCCGTCCAGCTCCGGCTTGGTCGGCTTTCGCTGCGCGCGCTAGGCACGCTCTCATGGGAGGAACAACAATGAACCGAATCATGATCGTGGTGTCGATTGCCATGGGGCTGCTGATGAGCGTGGCTTGGGCGGACGGCGACAAATCCAACCGGACGCCGGTGAAGAAATGCGGGGCCGATTCAGTACCGGTGGGGTCGGTCTGCCTCGACATCTACGAGGTGAGCGTCTGGCGGGTGCCCGACCCGACCACGACGAACGCGCTCCTGGTGAAGAAAATCCAGCTTGGCGTCGCCACCCGGGCTGATCTGACGGCGGGAAGGGCGACCCAGCTGGGCACGATTATCGATGACGACTACGCGCCGTGCGCGATAAGCGGCCAGAACTGCGCCAACGACATCTTCGCCGTCAGCCTGCCTTCGGAGATTCCCGCGGCGAACATCACCTGGTTCCAGGCGCTGGAAGCATGCGCCAATGCTGGCAAGCGTCTGCCGACGAGCGCGGAGTGGCAGATGGGAGTGACCGGGACGCCGGACCCGGGGCCGGACAACGGCACGACGGATTGCAACACCGCCAGCGGCGGTCCGGTGTCTTTGACCGGCGCGCGTGACGGCTGCGTATCGGCGCGGGGAGCTTTCGACATGGTAGGCAACCTGGCCGAGTGGGTGGCGGACTGGGTGCCGGCCCCGACGAACTGCGTGGGGTGGGCCAGCTTCAGCGATGATGACATGTGCCTCGCCGGAGCGAGCACGACCTCGAATTTTCCCGGGGCGCTGACGCGGGGCGGCGCCTTCGTCTCCCTCGGCGGCCGGCTGGCGGGTCCGTTCGCGGTCCATCCCTTCTCGCCGTTTCACGCGAGCGGCTTCATCGGCTTCCGCTGCGCCAGGTAGATGCATAGGCCACGCCGGCCACAGCGGAGATTCCATGCCCGCTCGGCGTCTAAGGTTTTTTCAGTGCGGCGTTCCAGCCCTGCACCAGGGTGAGCGGCGGCGGAACCTGCTCTTCGATCTGGACCGCCACGAGTATCCTCTTTCCATCCGGCGAAATGTCCCAATCCCCGGGCGGCACGGCCTTCCCTCCCAGAAGCGTCCGGGACCGCCCCACGACCAGGCTCGATCCCTGGATGGCCAGCTCCGTCGCGATCAGCTTGCCTTCTCGAGTCGTATAGACCAGCTCCCGGCCGCCTTCAATCCAGCGTGAGCCCAGGTTCGCGCCGCCGGAGGAAACCAGCCACTTGCCCCCGGAGGGAGGGAAAGGAATGATGTAGAGCTCGTCTTGACCCGATTCGTCCGAGAGATAGGCCATCCACTTGCCATCCGGAGAGAAGTAGCCTCCCTGCTCATCCGCCTCGCCGGCGATCACGGGGCGAGGCTGCCCGCCATTTGGAGAAACGACGTGCACGTCCCATCCGGTCCGGGAGCTCTGGGCGCTGAGTGAGATCAGGGAGCCGTCGGGAGACCAGTCGCGAGTCCAAAAGGTGTGCCCCTTTGTCGAAACGATGGTGCGCGCCGGCGATCCCCCGCTCGAAGCCATGGAAAGGACCAACCCCAGGCCATTCGAGTAAGCCATCTGGCTGCCGTCGGGCGAC comes from Candidatus Polarisedimenticolia bacterium and encodes:
- a CDS encoding SUMF1/EgtB/PvdO family nonheme iron enzyme, giving the protein MKRIMIMVSIAIGLLMSVAGADTFRSNRAEEDSARARGSVHGAGSKRTSVKRCPADAVPAGAVCLDTYEASVWRVPDPTDTNALLVTRIRQGTATETDLAAGGATQLGVAGDDYAPCLNSGQNCADDIFAVSLRGVLPSENITWFQAQEACANAGKRLPTNAEWQMGADGSPDPGPDNGTTDCNSGNAGSATPTGSRSSCVSARGAFDMVGNLAEWVADWVPASANCPGWASFSDDAMCLSGASTTLNFPAALVRGGGFDLVSRSTAGPLSIVEAPPSSSGLVGFRCAR
- a CDS encoding SUMF1/EgtB/PvdO family nonheme iron enzyme; protein product: MNRIMIVVSIAMGLLMSVAWADGDKSNRTPVKKCGADSVPVGSVCLDIYEVSVWRVPDPTTTNALLVKKIQLGVATRADLTAGRATQLGTIIDDDYAPCAISGQNCANDIFAVSLPSEIPAANITWFQALEACANAGKRLPTSAEWQMGVTGTPDPGPDNGTTDCNTASGGPVSLTGARDGCVSARGAFDMVGNLAEWVADWVPAPTNCVGWASFSDDDMCLAGASTTSNFPGALTRGGAFVSLGGRLAGPFAVHPFSPFHASGFIGFRCAR